Genomic window (Vigna radiata var. radiata cultivar VC1973A chromosome 1, Vradiata_ver6, whole genome shotgun sequence):
ATGTTAGCATAAACTGTTCTCATCCACTTTTTCACTCATACCAATTAAGAGTTACATGTTGGCAAACACATACCTGGAGAGATAGCAGCACTGATCTGCTTGGAGGCATTATAAATATGACGAACAAGTGGCATTCGCTTGATAAACCACTCCCCAAGGCCCAGGACAGATGCACCCAACCATGATGACATGAAAACCCCAACCAAGAAGATGAAAGTTATGGAAGTTATGAAACCGAGACCTGACCAAATATTAGCAAATAGAGTTAATGAGtttcaaacaataaaatcaattgaaaaCGGTTTTGCTGCTCAATGAAATAATCCAACTCACTCCAGGTCAAAAAATAGAGAAGACaacaaatatagaaatattaCGAATATAAATTCACTTAAAAATGCATCAAATACAATAGAATACTAAATAACCATGATCTTAGCAGTCTcgagaaaaaataaattcttaaaacaaTTCCTGCCAGAAAACAAAGTTGATGTATAAAAACGAACTTTGTTACAATTTTTACATCAGTAAAAGTTGATTGTGAAATACCATAAAACATAATCACTTACCAAAAATATCAATTCCAAGTTGAGCATAGATAGGAGAGAAAAATCCATCCACAAAATGAATGAACCACCATGTTATATAGAAGGTGATAGCAATTGGAAAGAGAATGACACTGCAAAAGAACTAACTGTGAGACAAGCAAAGGACTTTGGAAATTAGAAAAGGACAACGCGACCACTGATCCAAACAAATAAAGGTAACCAAACATAATTCAGCAAACCACAGATATGTACAAGCAGAGAGAGGTATACTGACAAGAAAATGTATTCTTCCTAGGAGCAAGCATCCATATTAAATCATCATTATACCTATTATTTCCCCATAATCTTGTCCTTTTAGTTCAAATAAAGTGACAAGATAGCAATGAGATTGTTTCATACTTTTGCGGCACTTGTGTTGAGAATTGTCATAAAAGAGTGCATAATAGTATCTGGTGCCCGGTAAGCAACTTTGAGATTTACAGTCTTCAGAACATAGAACCCAGGATTGTCATGCATTTAAAATTTCCCAATAAGAAAGATATCACTTGGACTCTTGTAATATCACCAGGAATATATCCTCCCGTAATGTAGAAAAGAAGTAAGAGCTTCCCCGTATTCAGAAATCAACTATTATGCTCTGTAATTTTCCTTTTGCGATACaacacaaaaaatagaaaatatgcaTGTAGAAATAAagtgaagataaaaaattatgaaaataaaccAGCGTCTCAAAGAATGCAAGGAATGCACGAGGCAAATTCATTCAGAAAGCATAAACAGTATCATGTGTAGGAAAATGCAATACATCTCATGTATCAATGATTAAATATCAAGATGATGGACAGAAGAATCACGCACCATCCTGTCATGAACTTTTTTGATGCCCAGCTTctaataactttgaaaaaagTCTACAAAATGACAGAAACAGGAAAAAAGAGCAATCTGTCAGATAAATAGTTAAGAAGGTATAGCAAATTCCCGTATGCAATCTATAACTCTTCTCTGATATTCAAAACcacgaaaacaaaaatgaatatttacaCCCAATACATGCACCTAAATTTCTTTCTACTTAGGTGTAATAGTTAGGACTAGATGGCTTCATTTTATTACCATTTTGCTATCCCTTCTCAGTTTGAATGCAATTCGATGATTCATGAAACAAACTCAGACTATCATTCACTTAAATCTTCGTTCTCTTGAAGCCACACACTGCTCTCAACAAGACACTATTAACTCCTCAATGCCTAACTGGTTCATCCCCAAAAAAGCACAATTCAAGTCAAAGTACAAACTTTAAAGTAAATCCCCCAACCCAACACATTCAAAACAGTCCATGTTGAGCGAATTGCATAAAAAAGGGGAAACGAGTGGTGAATTGAAAACCCTAAATGGAAAACAGCGAACGAAGAGATCACCTCGCGTCCAGCATGATGCGCGGACGACGACGAGGACGGCTTGGGGGAAAGTgaggcggcggcggcggcggcagTGTCGGCGACGGGGATGAGAAGCTCTCGATCTCTGTCTCTAGTGGTGATGGCCATGGAGGATTTGTCATCGCCCATTAAACGACGGCGTTTGATAACTCAAAACGCAAAACCTTTCTGAAGTTTCTGAAACTATCCGTTCTTCCTTGCGTTCTTCGGAGAGTCCAAAGCTGTAATTCACGTTTGGTCTTCGCttccttttctaatttttctattataattttattttcttaaaatatatttttattctatctgTCTTTGAATATTCCAGTTTATGACTCTGTGTTTCCAAGTCACACTACtctgtattaaaaataaataaatatatattaaaaaataaataaatctgtattaaaaatattagaattgtACTATGTTTGACCTGGTTGCCATGTACAAATTTGATGTCAACAATCATTCAAGTTATTTGGTTAATTTCTAGAAGTAAAAGACCTTACCCAAAACCccctttaaatatttaaataaatatttttaaatttaattttcgcaatatgatatttttaaaaatattattcttcttATGTGATTGCTGTAATTTTCGTactaaaactttttaataattcacATGCTAATAGAATTAGATTCCTTGACTTTTCGTATTACATTATTGTTCCAAATTAGTATGACATTATAATGGtcaagttttcaaaatataaatataaatttgtcttCGTTTTCAGTTTTAGTGGTTTGATTTTTACGTGGCTCTTTGTTCtaatatactataaattaaaattaataattcatgtatgtaatattttgcagaaactctttaatataattttaaaaaaaaattatataatttttcttttaaaagtgatataatCATGAGGAAGTGGATCGAATTTCtagttttagttttactttttgtctatttaattaaataactgaAATAATTATCGATACAATGAGAATTCAAGGTAGTTGAAAATTAGTTATAAGTGAGTATCAAATATTAATGTGAAATTTAAAGGATTTTGTTGGGTTCATTCTATAAAATGTTCTCCTATAATATAAGGAAAATACTTGTgaacttttatagaaaattaagtgtTTTCTTTGTGAAAACTTTATGAAATTCTAAATTGTGTGAAATTAATTTGATGTTGTTAGGAAAATTTAGGAtgattaccaaataaaacattaaaacaaatctCATGTTTTCTCATCAAATTGCTATAAACATTTTAGCTCTTAATATTCTGAGgctcttattatatttttaattttatttttattttcaaacttatgATAGATATTGATACTAAAATTGTTTCTTGAATTAATGTATATCACAAATGGTTTGTTGAtgggaaaaaaattaaggaaaaattaatttgatctcACAGTGTAATATATGGCAATTAACTTCATAATTTATCACTTATCTACTTATCTTTCGTTGATAtggtattaatatttttcttaaaattggaTTCCTATTTTTTCACAagaatattcttaaaaaaaacttgttcaTACTTATCCATGATAAAATATGACGAAATATATATTCTCTATAATATTCTATTCCTAAAAGTGTTATAGTATTTTTCCACTATGATTTACAACTTTTCTTATACTAATGTTTGAGGAATTAAcgtattaataattttgtatgagatatattatgattaagtagattagaaaaagattgattaaGAATAATATTACTAGTTTAACTCGAAAGAATCTATGTTTAGTTATCTTCTAAGCAATCTAAACTAGAAGATATTCACTATATCAAATAGAGTTTacaatgatatttagacaacatttttttgacaacatttgaacattgattacgtgtcaatctgtgattggtcgtaaattactccataatcaataataataattacagattgacacgtaatcaatgttcaaatgttgtcagaaaaatgttgtctaaatattattatccttaatTAATAAGCAAATAgataatttaatcaattaatatcaTTCAAGTTTGAATGATGTGATTTACGTAAGTTTTAATCTATTATACTAGTAAGCTAAtagattaataataatttaatacacGTGTTTTATGAGATATTTTCACACCAAgttcttaattaattatgtttctattaatttaattttaataatattctaaCTCAGTTCGCAATACTTTTTAAACTCAAATTACTAATATAAACTTAATCAAATTTggatatcataaaaaaaacttgaagAACAATCTTTCCTATCAACAAAAAGCAATTCAATAACAACTATATTGCAAATACTTTTACTTTAGAAACGTAGAAGTTGTTGCAAAATCTGAATTCTTTTGGTAGTAAAATTAATCATGTCTACAACACTATATCTCAGTATCATACTCGACAATCTCTCAAAGGTAATCACTTTATAGATTATTATACTTCTGCAAGTCAAGTGATTATGATACATAGTATTGTGATATTTTAACAatccttttaataattttttgacatgatacatattattattattttttatttgtttgaatttattttaaaataatatttaaaatgaattaattacaGATTATTATGTACCGATTgtgaaaaagttataaaaagaaaaattgttaaattttttgtttacatGATACATGCTCAAAATCTTATTTGACATctcattataatattaaactcttaaaaattacaaatttaggAGACAAACAAacacttaaattttgttttacatatattttgatatacacatattttacatttgatgcaataatttttcattttttattttttttaaagtataaaaatttattcttttatatatatcaaatgaatataaatatatattcttttattatttaattatgtgattttatttcttctttttcggTCATGGATGAGGTGGTCAACATTCTGAACCTCTCCTCCTCTCATTCCATTGTAGTCATGGAATACAAAAAGAAAGTTCAAATCTACAGTTCTAAATCTTCTCAGAGTGAATGATTTGACACTATCACAGCATAAAAGAGCAAAGTTTAGGCAAACGAAGAAAGGTAATAAAGAAGAATAGAATTTAGGAGGGTAAGTATTTCAcataaacctaaattttaaaaatttattattttattaattttgaatctaataatatctaatttaataacgataaaacaagaataaatagttatgattttctgtttatatattattttataataaattaaaaagattttacttatatttttagattttatttttattttcataatattgtaaatatcCTATCTATTTAAAACCTTCAATTATCATCTAATAATAAGATtcaatttttgaatatttaggGTTTATTGTGAATTTGTATTGTTAGATTTTTCCAAAAAGCAAAGTGAAGGAGATGGTGTTTTCTGAGGAAGAAGTTTCGAGGCTCTTCCGAATCAGGAAGACGGTGATGCAGATGCTGAGGGACAGAGGGTACCTTGTGGAAGACTTCGAAATCAACGTGTCCAAGCACGAGTTCAAATCCAAGTACGGCGAGCGCAAGGACCTCTTCATCCACAAGTCTAAGAAGGACAACTCCAACGATCGGATCTACGTCTTTTTCCCGAACGAGGCCACGTTCAACGTCGGTATCTTGAACATTTACTATAACTTTATGGCTTCTACAAAGGTCTGGAGAGCCATTCTCGTCACTCAGATGAGCCTCAACCACTACTTTAGAAAATGCATCAACGGATTGTCTTCCATATTTTACTTGGAGGTTTTTCAGGTTGCCTTCCCCTTCTCTGAGTGCAATAATCATGCAGAATGCGATAAAAAAGAATGTACTTacattttaggaaaaaaaatctattgCCTTGTTTGTTAATACATGTGAGAAAATCTTAAATGACATAACACAAATGGAGAAAGTCAGAACTGTAGGAATTTGAAATTGAGAACTTAAAGGGTCTTTTCCTATTGGCAGGATTACTCTAAGTTCTAAAAGGTTGGAGTTTGTGTTGAAATGAACAATGTTGGTCTTTCAGGGAGAGAGACATGAGATGGTTATGAGAACTTTAATGGAaatataacctttttttttctgtaaaaagACAAATTTTCGAAATTATGTTTGACTCTTTATTTGAATAGACTTTAAATCTTAGATTTGCCTGTAATTGTTTGGTCTGCTTCCATCTGATGTGTTTTTTTAAGTGAACTCAGGGTTATTCGTGATCAGCATTTTCGTGCCGATGAACTATGGACAAACCTATTGAAAGTATGTATTCGAAAAGGACAAGCTGCTTTCTATGTTTCGGGATTTACTAAAAAGTCAAGTAAAATTACTGAAAATGGGTTGGAATATGGGAGGAGGTTCTCAGCTAGAAATGAAGCACGTAGTACTTTATGTTGATGTATATTTGAAACGCTATCCACTGCATAATTTCATTGGGATACCAAATGTTAAAATCCTCTGTATAGGAACTAACGTGGTGGTTTCTAGGTGTTCTGTTATTAGACACTAAAATGTAAAGATTGTTCAAGTATAGAGAAACTTACTAAAATGAATAGGAAATAACTTGCGTATgggacattttttatttatttaattttgattttgtgcaTTGTGAATGTGAGTTTTATGATAGAGTGTTGATTCAGGAGGCAGAGCTGTTGGTGAACATTAAAGAACATATTCTCCCTGAACATCAGATTCTCCCTGAGGCAGAGAAGAAAACTTTGGTTGAGAAATACACTGTGAAAGAAATCCAGGTTGATCACTGTCTTCACTTTTGTTCTATAAATTTTCTGTTGACACTAACATGGTGCTATTTGTAAATTTCTGGGGTGGATCTCAGATACCTAGGGTTCAGGTGACTGATCCTGTTGCAAGATACTATGGATTGAAGCGAGGTCAGGTTGTCAAGATTATACGGCcaaatttacaatattttatcatGGTTGATGATTATTAGTTCATATGAATATATCCCGTcagaagaaggagaagggtGGTGGATATCAGATAATCATGAAGCTGGCTAGGCACACTAGgaatttatttagtaattttctgtttaaaataaatcatatcctaTTTATGAGGGATTTGTTACAGTAGGCCACGTTAGATAAAGTTGACATATTAGTTACTGATTTTTCTCCTTAATTTAAGTTGCAGCAGTTAAGTTATACTGTTATATATGTAATTGAATATTTCAATGAATAAGTATCGTTTTTCAGTCCTATATTATTACAATGCTGATATTTTAGATGTAATTTTGCACAATGATGATGAAAATTGGTAGCAGTAACGATTCTAAGATGGCAAGAGCCTTTGGTTCTGAGAAAAGTGTTAAACCTGTTATTTGTAAGGCACATATACTGATAATTATCTTTTTCGTAAGAGATGAGTGGATGTTTAAACatagttatttgttttttaaatatcacaataaaacttattaagaaaaattaaatgatatctTAGAGATactataaacaattaaactattatttatatttattaaagatacGTATTTagtattaattacatatttcacataaaaatgttactttttaCCTGTCagttgatttttatttgaacaAAAGTATGAGaaccaaaattgaaaaaaaaaagtgaggaaAACAGAGATCATTAGAGCTATTAAATCTAGATCTAATAATAAacgtaataaataattatagtttattaaaCAAGATTCTCCGATTTACGGTGAACCCCATAGTGAATTCAAACACATACCAATTAATCactatattatatgtatttaaaaattttaatttataaagagcaataattcatataaatatcaattaatttctcctttttttttttcacacagtCACAGTTTATACAAGTTTcacttttcacaacatttttcgatcctaaaaaaaaaaaaaaaaacagaaatacTGCATTTTCAAGTTTCTGTCGcggaatatttttatttagagtaACAAATCAACTAGcgttaaaaaaaagaaaaagaaaaagctttaTTGCAATGCTGTTcgaaataaattcaaattatacaGGGGAATTTATCCGTAATCACGCGCCACTGAGACGAGGAAAGTAGAATGCGTTAGCAGTGAGAAGAATTGATTCATAGATTCAGAAGAAGGtaaagattttgttttctttttcttgttttgttcaGATGAGGAGATTTGAAATATGTTGCATTCAATTGTGGTTTTGATTCATTGGACTTGATCTGAAATCGAGTGTGTGTGCTAATGTGTTTCAGAGAAGAATGAGCGAGAAAGAGGCTGTGGCGGAAGTGAAGGAATGGCTTGCGAAGACGTTCGAAGGCGCTGGGAAACCCGTTCCGGAATTCGAATACACACCGCGCAGCGTCTCGCATTTGCACCATCTTATCACGCTTTCCAAAGCCAAAGACGAGGCCGCGCGCCTTGTAGCTCGCGATTTCCGCCTCAAGGCCTCCGAGTACCGATCCCAAGGTCAGTCACTCTTAGGGTTAGGGTTTCGCACACTTTCTGTCGTCAAAATGACGGTGGTTTCCAATTGTGGAATATTACGTACTACTGAAATTGGACTGGCTAAGCTGTGATGCCGTAGCCACGGATTGTGGAAACTATGGTGATGATGATTTGTTTCTAGTTAGGGTTATGGCTAGggttcctcattttttttttcctaatctGCAAAACGATCGTGATTACTGAAGGTTCCGGCAAATTTGGCTGCTATTGTGGCTACGCATTGGGATTTAAAACCTTGCAGCTGTCAGGATTGCGGAGATTTTGAAAAGCGTGGGTATGTTGGGAGACAGCTTGCCCTCCACTATCGGAACATGTTCTCCTGGGAAATGTGGTTACAGTTTGGTTAATATTGCAGACTAAGGATCATTGTTCTGAAGTTATTGAGGCCGAGAAATCATGATCTGTATgtttattttggaatttaaaTTAGGCAACTAtctaaagtaaataaataaataaagagaagGGTTAAATATGAACATTTGATTTGATCACCTTGTCTTTGATATTGTGATCTATCTCAGAGACGTTTTGTTATCATGCAAGACAATTTGTATTTTtcagaatttataatttttttttatagaaattaaaacgTTGTTATGTCAACAAATAGATTCCTCAATTACCGTGTTAGCTCGAGTGTTTTACAATAAACATAATTCACGCGAAAATATGCTGATTGAGACAGATAATATCCTGAGTACTAGTAAgtgttgttttaaaataaaatgaatagtCGAAGGTATATCTTTCTAATTAAAAGATCACCATTAATCTGTATAATCTTAACACTTAACATTAATATCATTTGAGCATAGACATTGCTTGATCACGATGCTATTTTAGTTGGATTTCAAATTCTGTTTTCTATTTcaccaaaaaatgaaaattctgTATAGATGTTTTTGGTATTGGTTTTGTTCTCGACATCATAATTTTGGTAAAGATAACATAAACTTATTGAGGCAGTTACGAAACATGGAATAAGTTATATCAACCTACCGAAAGTTTATAGCTTTCTGCCTTGGTAACATTTAAGCCTAGTCAATTTTTAAATCCtttggtgatgatgatgatgattatttGCAGCTGCGAGGATTAGGGAGATTTTGGAGAATGTGGGCTTAGCACAGGAGAGCCTGCCCTCCAATGTGGTTACATCAGCACAAGTTCTAGCAAACGTGGCCAACTTGTTGAATATAAGAGATACTGAAATGAGTAGGTgggttttgtttggtttgtccattgttgttttgtttgtatCAATATTGGAAGTTTATATTCAccctgaaatttttttttagctttCTTGTAGCTATGGGTGATATTTCCCTAAGGAAGACTGGAGTGGAGGAAAAAAGGGCTGAAGTTAACAAGGAATCCAAGCTTCTACTTGATTACACTAGAAAGGCAATAGCCAGGCTAACATATTTGAAAAGGTACATTTTCAAATGAGTCAAAGCAGGGTTTTAAATTGCGATAGTCAATATTACAGAAGATTGTAGATACGTAATTGCAGGTGCTTTGTTGTGGAAGCCTTCAAAACTGAAATGTTGCAGACTGCCATTTAAAACTATGAAATGGAGTGCTTTTATGTATTTCTGGTGTGTTTTACCTTTGCAAGTTTT
Coding sequences:
- the LOC106769565 gene encoding DNA-directed RNA polymerases II and IV subunit 5A encodes the protein MVFSEEEVSRLFRIRKTVMQMLRDRGYLVEDFEINVSKHEFKSKYGERKDLFIHKSKKDNSNDRIYVFFPNEATFNVGILNIYYNFMASTKVWRAILVTQMSLNHYFRKCINGLSSIFYLEVFQEAELLVNIKEHILPEHQILPEAEKKTLVEKYTVKEIQIPRVQVTDPVARYYGLKRGQVVKIIRPNLQYFIMVDDY
- the LOC106770290 gene encoding protein CONTINUOUS VASCULAR RING 1, producing the protein MGDDKSSMAITTRDRDRELLIPVADTAAAAAASLSPKPSSSSSAHHAGRETFFKVIRSWASKKFMTGCVILFPIAITFYITWWFIHFVDGFFSPIYAQLGIDIFGLGFITSITFIFLVGVFMSSWLGASVLGLGEWFIKRMPLVRHIYNASKQISAAISPDQNTQAFKEVAIIRHPRIGEYAFGFITSSVTLQNYSGDEELYCVYVPTNHLYIGDIFLVNTKDVIRPNLSVREGIEIVVSGGMSMPQILSTVDSRIIPGEISRINRS
- the LOC106769542 gene encoding AUGMIN subunit 1 — its product is MSEKEAVAEVKEWLAKTFEGAGKPVPEFEYTPRSVSHLHHLITLSKAKDEAARLVARDFRLKASEYRSQAARIREILENVGLAQESLPSNVVTSAQVLANVANLLNIRDTEMSSFLVAMGDISLRKTGVEEKRAEVNKESKLLLDYTRKAIARLTYLKRTLAQLEDEVAPCEAQMDNWATNLQVMAAKERQYVQQCANYKAVLNHAGYTPEVSHRVLVEMAEHRKELEKKTKPILDTLRSYQDLPPDKALAALAIEDKKRQYADAEKYLEDVLQSALASSE